In one Epinephelus lanceolatus isolate andai-2023 chromosome 19, ASM4190304v1, whole genome shotgun sequence genomic region, the following are encoded:
- the nrarpa gene encoding notch-regulated ankyrin repeat-containing protein A yields the protein MSQADVSTCSAPQRVFQEAVKKGNTKELHSLLQNMTNCEFNVNSFGPEGQTALHQSVIDGNLELVKLLVKFGADIRLANREGWSALHIAAFGGHQDIVLYLITKAKYSSGAR from the coding sequence ATGAGCCAGGCGGATGTGTCGACTTGCTCCGCGCCGCAGAGGGTTTTCCAGGAGGCGGTGAAGAAGGGCAACACCAAGGAGCTGCACTCTTTGCTGCAGAACATGACAAACTGCGAGTTCAACGTCAACTCCTTCGGGCCAGAAGGACAGACGGCCCTGCACCAGTCTGTCATAGACGGCAACCTGGAGCTGGTAAAACTGCTGGTGAAGTTTGGTGCAGATATCCGGCTGGCCAACAGGGAAGGGTGGAGCGCTTTACACATCGCCGCCTTCGGGGGCCACCAAGACATTGTGCTATACCTCATCACCAAGGCCAAGTACTCCTCTGGCGCCCGGTGA